A genomic segment from Nocardiopsis sp. Huas11 encodes:
- the ftsW gene encoding putative lipid II flippase FtsW: protein MATTTVPRVTQGRAVTGGRDRPVWREWVRSLDRPLTSYYLVLGSGVMLIALGLVMVLSSTMVNSITETGSAFSMFQKQAVSAAIGLPLMLVASQLPPWAFRLVGYPAMIISVALLLITAFQGTEINGAVRWLDIGGVVMQPSEPAKLAFALWGANILARKDELRELTEWRHLLFPLLPGCGLLALLVLIGSDLSTTLVLLLTFLGLLWVVGAPGRLFVAMIGLVLTLAVIVIAIEPYRLRRVTHFLDPSADPTGANFQSLHGLYALGTGGILGVGIGGSREKWGFLPFAETDFIFAIIGEEFGLIGTLLVLGLFGVLGYAGLRVATRVSEPFPRMAAAAIVTWIIGQAMINIAAVVGLLPVTGIPLPLVSYGGSSLIPTMIGLGVLLSLARTEPQAQKALAARGPGWAQRALSWLGLDRFASPLRERAANTTSRRPTTARGPRTPGPRGGTTTAKHRNGPVPAGDRPRRNKRR, encoded by the coding sequence ATGGCGACGACGACGGTCCCCCGGGTGACCCAGGGGCGTGCGGTGACCGGTGGCCGCGACAGGCCCGTGTGGCGCGAGTGGGTACGGTCGCTGGACCGCCCCCTCACCTCCTACTACCTCGTCCTGGGCAGCGGAGTGATGCTCATCGCCCTGGGACTGGTCATGGTGCTGTCCTCGACCATGGTCAACTCGATCACCGAGACGGGCTCCGCCTTCTCCATGTTCCAGAAGCAGGCGGTCTCGGCCGCGATCGGCCTGCCGCTCATGCTGGTCGCCTCGCAGCTGCCCCCGTGGGCCTTCCGCCTGGTCGGCTACCCCGCGATGATCATCTCCGTCGCCCTGCTGCTCATCACCGCGTTCCAGGGGACCGAGATCAACGGCGCCGTGCGCTGGCTCGACATCGGGGGAGTGGTGATGCAGCCCTCCGAGCCGGCCAAGCTGGCCTTCGCCCTGTGGGGCGCCAACATCCTGGCGCGCAAGGACGAGCTGCGCGAACTCACCGAGTGGCGCCACCTGCTCTTCCCGCTGCTGCCCGGCTGCGGCCTGCTGGCGCTGCTCGTGCTGATCGGCTCCGACCTGTCCACCACCCTGGTCCTGCTGCTCACCTTCCTCGGCCTGCTGTGGGTCGTGGGCGCGCCCGGCCGGCTCTTCGTCGCCATGATCGGGCTCGTCCTGACCCTGGCCGTCATCGTCATCGCGATCGAGCCCTACCGGCTCCGGCGCGTGACCCACTTCCTCGACCCGAGCGCCGACCCGACCGGAGCGAACTTCCAGTCCCTGCACGGGCTCTACGCCCTGGGCACGGGCGGCATCCTGGGCGTGGGCATCGGAGGCAGCCGGGAGAAGTGGGGCTTTCTGCCCTTCGCCGAGACCGACTTCATCTTCGCCATCATCGGTGAGGAGTTCGGCCTCATCGGCACCCTGCTCGTGCTGGGCCTGTTCGGCGTCCTGGGCTACGCCGGGCTGCGCGTGGCGACCCGCGTCAGCGAACCGTTCCCGCGTATGGCCGCCGCCGCCATCGTGACCTGGATCATCGGTCAGGCCATGATCAACATCGCGGCCGTCGTCGGCCTGCTGCCCGTGACCGGCATCCCGCTGCCCCTGGTGTCCTACGGCGGATCCTCGCTCATCCCCACCATGATCGGGCTCGGCGTGCTGCTCTCCCTGGCCCGGACGGAGCCCCAGGCGCAGAAAGCCCTGGCGGCCCGGGGTCCCGGCTGGGCACAAAGGGCTCTAAGCTGGCTGGGCCTGGACAGGTTCGCGTCCCCCCTCAGGGAACGGGCCGCGAACACCACCTCCAGGCGCCCCACCACGGCGCGCGGCCCGCGGACGCCGGGCCCCCGCGGTGGGACGACCACGGCCAAGCACAGGAACGGACCGGTCCCGGCAGGTGACCGACCAAGGAGGAATAAGCGACGATGA
- the murD gene encoding UDP-N-acetylmuramoyl-L-alanine--D-glutamate ligase codes for MPHENSADFATRLKDLRVCVAGLGVSGPPVARALLARQADVVVVDGRDDEATRSVAADLTAEGAEVVLGDTPLPRDCDLVVTSPGWRPDSPLLLRAAEAGIEVIGDVELAWRLKPADQVWLAITGTNGKTTTVRMLEAVLRADGRDAIAVGNVGTPIIDAVLPDADGRYHDVLAVELSSFQLHWSSSLRPHAAVVLNVAADHLDWHGGLDPYARAKGRVFARGTMRVVNTADAWSVRLAEEDGDPHTPLVGFRLDTPRAGELGVVEDLLVDRAFVADPVASAEELATLADVRPPAPHNVANALAAAALARSVGVAPAAVRAGLAAFEPEPHRIAHVATVGGVDYVDDSKATNPHAAAASLNSYASVVWVAGGLLKGAEVDELVAASANRLRGAVLIGRDRDRIREALERHAPDVPVVEVEGPAVAEPGHPTVMDTVVAEAAALAEEGDTVLLAPAAASMDMFTNYPERGRFFADAVRRLR; via the coding sequence ATGCCGCACGAGAACTCCGCCGATTTCGCCACACGCCTGAAGGACCTGCGGGTGTGCGTGGCCGGCCTGGGCGTGTCCGGGCCCCCGGTCGCCCGCGCCCTGCTGGCCAGGCAGGCCGACGTCGTGGTCGTGGACGGCCGCGACGACGAGGCCACCCGGTCGGTCGCCGCCGACCTCACCGCGGAGGGGGCCGAGGTCGTCCTCGGCGACACCCCGCTGCCCCGGGACTGCGACCTCGTCGTCACCTCGCCCGGCTGGCGGCCCGACTCGCCGCTGCTGCTCCGGGCGGCCGAGGCCGGGATCGAGGTCATCGGCGACGTCGAACTCGCCTGGCGGCTCAAGCCCGCCGACCAGGTGTGGCTGGCCATCACCGGCACCAACGGCAAGACCACCACCGTGCGGATGCTGGAGGCCGTGCTGCGGGCCGACGGCCGCGACGCGATCGCGGTCGGCAACGTCGGCACGCCCATCATCGACGCGGTCCTGCCCGACGCCGACGGCCGCTACCACGACGTCCTCGCCGTGGAGCTCTCCAGCTTCCAGCTGCACTGGTCCAGCAGCCTGCGGCCGCACGCCGCCGTCGTCCTCAACGTGGCGGCCGACCACCTGGACTGGCACGGGGGACTGGACCCCTACGCCCGGGCCAAGGGCCGCGTCTTCGCGCGCGGCACCATGCGGGTCGTCAACACCGCCGACGCCTGGTCGGTCCGCCTGGCCGAGGAGGACGGCGACCCGCACACGCCGCTCGTCGGCTTCCGGCTGGACACGCCCCGGGCGGGGGAGCTGGGAGTGGTCGAGGACCTGCTGGTGGACCGCGCCTTCGTCGCCGACCCCGTCGCCAGCGCCGAGGAACTCGCCACGCTCGCCGACGTCCGTCCGCCGGCGCCGCACAACGTGGCCAACGCGCTCGCCGCCGCCGCCCTGGCCCGGTCGGTGGGCGTCGCGCCCGCCGCGGTGCGGGCCGGCCTGGCCGCGTTCGAGCCCGAACCGCACCGCATCGCCCACGTGGCCACGGTCGGCGGGGTCGACTATGTGGACGACTCCAAGGCGACCAACCCGCACGCGGCGGCCGCCTCCCTGAACTCCTACGCCTCCGTGGTGTGGGTGGCCGGCGGCCTGCTCAAGGGCGCCGAGGTCGACGAACTCGTCGCCGCGTCCGCGAACCGGCTGCGCGGCGCCGTCCTCATCGGCCGCGACCGCGACCGCATCCGGGAGGCGCTGGAGCGGCACGCGCCCGACGTCCCCGTGGTCGAGGTGGAGGGGCCCGCCGTGGCCGAGCCCGGGCACCCCACGGTCATGGACACGGTGGTCGCCGAGGCCGCCGCCCTGGCGGAGGAGGGGGACACGGTGCTGCTGGCACCGGCCGCCGCCTCCATGGACATGTTCACCAACTACCCCGAGCGGGGCCGTTTCTTCGCCGACGCCGTCCGCCGCCTGCGCTGA
- the mraY gene encoding phospho-N-acetylmuramoyl-pentapeptide-transferase has translation MIGISIAAALSLILSMALMPPLIKLLYRFKFGQEVRDDGPEGHKTKQGTPTMGGIVLILGAVIGYFGSHLVLWIVQPSSTGPTASGLLVMFLFVGMGCVGFLDDFIKIYKRRSLGLRSGAKMVGQAVIGVGFAYGVTMFPNGYGYTPAAPSLSFLRDFGPPLMVVVFIAWALFLIVGFSNAVNLTDGLDGLATGATILSLVAYVIIGNWQLRQSCVSYLANNCYTVRDPLDLAVVAAAALGACIGFLWFNAPPAKIFMGDTGSLALGGLIVGLAITTRTQLLLLLIGGLFVIITMSVMIQITSFRLTGKRVFRMAPLQHHFELRGWAETTIVIRFWIIQGLFVATAIGLFYLEWMPR, from the coding sequence GTGATCGGCATCTCCATCGCGGCGGCGCTGTCGCTGATCCTGTCCATGGCGCTGATGCCGCCGCTGATCAAGCTCCTCTACCGCTTCAAGTTCGGCCAGGAGGTCCGCGACGACGGCCCCGAGGGCCACAAGACCAAGCAGGGCACGCCCACCATGGGCGGCATCGTCCTGATCCTCGGCGCGGTGATCGGCTACTTCGGCTCGCACCTGGTGCTCTGGATCGTCCAGCCGTCCTCCACCGGGCCGACGGCCTCCGGCCTGCTGGTGATGTTCCTGTTCGTCGGCATGGGCTGTGTCGGCTTCCTGGACGACTTCATCAAGATCTACAAGCGCCGCAGCCTGGGCCTGCGCAGCGGCGCGAAGATGGTCGGCCAGGCCGTCATCGGCGTCGGGTTCGCCTACGGCGTCACCATGTTCCCCAACGGCTACGGCTACACCCCCGCCGCGCCGAGCCTGTCCTTCCTGCGCGACTTCGGCCCGCCCCTGATGGTCGTCGTCTTCATCGCCTGGGCCCTGTTCCTCATCGTCGGCTTCTCCAACGCGGTGAACCTGACCGACGGCCTCGACGGCCTGGCCACCGGCGCCACCATCCTGTCGCTGGTCGCCTACGTCATCATCGGCAACTGGCAGCTGCGCCAGTCCTGCGTGTCCTACCTGGCCAACAACTGCTACACGGTCCGCGACCCCCTGGACCTGGCCGTGGTGGCCGCCGCCGCGCTCGGCGCGTGCATCGGCTTCCTGTGGTTCAACGCCCCGCCCGCCAAGATCTTCATGGGCGACACCGGCTCGCTCGCCCTGGGCGGCCTCATCGTGGGCCTGGCCATCACCACCCGCACCCAGCTGCTGCTCCTGCTCATCGGCGGCCTGTTCGTCATCATCACCATGTCGGTGATGATCCAGATCACCTCGTTCCGCCTCACCGGCAAACGCGTGTTCAGGATGGCGCCGCTGCAGCACCACTTCGAGCTCAGGGGCTGGGCCGAGACCACCATCGTGATCCGCTTCTGGATCATCCAGGGCCTGTTCGTGGCCACCGCGATCGGCCTGTTCTACCTGGAATGGATGCCGAGGTAG
- the murF gene encoding UDP-N-acetylmuramoyl-tripeptide--D-alanyl-D-alanine ligase, translated as MIALTLDRIAEITQAAIGGSARPDAVVDGPVVIDSRQSAPGALFVALSGERVDGHDFAHRAVEAGATAVLASRPVDVPHLLVDGGDDAVVAALARLARHVALELGDPRRGAEATEVIGVTGSSGKTTTKDLIAQVVGRLGPTVAPAGSFNNEIGHPLTVLRADTGTRQLVLEVAARGIGHIAHLCRVAPPRIGVVLNVGSAHMGEFGGRDAIAKAKGELVESLPPGEGRGSGGVAVLNADDPRVNAMASRTSARVVTYGLAEDAQVRATDVVLGDDGAPSFTLHLGGRTAQVRLALVGAHQVHNALAAAAVADELGMDADAVAEALGAATPASRWRMEVTEHDGATFVNDAYNANPESMRAALTTLGALARERRSIAVLAHMAELGGDGRAEHEKVGELAARTGVSHLIVVGAEAEGIAVGAERAARAGQWDGETVRVADAESAASALRERIRTGDVVIVKGSRVAALERVIDHITKGDVQ; from the coding sequence TTGATCGCGCTCACGCTCGATCGGATCGCTGAGATCACCCAAGCCGCCATCGGCGGATCAGCGCGCCCCGACGCCGTCGTCGACGGCCCCGTCGTCATCGACTCGCGGCAGTCCGCTCCGGGGGCGCTCTTCGTCGCCCTGAGCGGCGAACGCGTCGACGGACACGACTTCGCCCACCGGGCCGTCGAGGCCGGGGCGACGGCCGTCCTGGCCTCCCGTCCCGTCGACGTTCCGCACCTGCTGGTGGACGGCGGGGACGACGCGGTCGTGGCGGCGCTGGCCCGGCTCGCCCGCCACGTGGCCCTGGAACTCGGCGACCCCCGGCGCGGAGCGGAGGCCACCGAGGTCATCGGCGTGACCGGCTCCTCCGGCAAGACCACCACCAAGGACCTGATCGCCCAGGTCGTGGGCCGACTCGGCCCCACCGTGGCCCCGGCGGGCTCGTTCAACAACGAGATCGGCCACCCCCTGACCGTGCTGCGGGCCGACACCGGCACCCGCCAGCTCGTCCTCGAGGTGGCCGCGCGCGGCATCGGGCACATCGCCCACCTGTGCCGCGTCGCCCCGCCCCGGATCGGCGTGGTCCTCAACGTCGGCAGCGCCCACATGGGCGAGTTCGGCGGCCGCGACGCCATCGCCAAGGCCAAGGGCGAGCTCGTGGAGTCCCTGCCCCCCGGCGAGGGCCGGGGCAGCGGCGGTGTGGCCGTCCTCAACGCCGACGACCCCCGGGTGAACGCCATGGCCTCGCGCACCAGTGCGCGCGTGGTCACCTACGGCCTGGCCGAGGACGCGCAGGTGCGCGCCACCGACGTCGTCCTGGGCGACGACGGCGCGCCCTCCTTCACACTTCACCTGGGCGGTCGCACGGCCCAGGTGCGGTTGGCGCTCGTGGGCGCCCACCAGGTGCACAACGCGTTGGCGGCGGCCGCCGTGGCAGACGAGCTCGGCATGGACGCCGACGCCGTCGCCGAGGCGCTCGGTGCCGCCACACCGGCCAGCCGGTGGCGGATGGAGGTCACCGAACACGACGGTGCCACGTTCGTCAACGACGCCTACAACGCCAACCCCGAGTCCATGCGGGCGGCGCTCACCACACTGGGAGCGCTCGCCCGCGAGCGCCGCTCCATCGCCGTGCTGGCCCACATGGCCGAGCTCGGCGGGGACGGCCGAGCCGAACACGAGAAGGTCGGCGAACTGGCCGCCCGCACGGGCGTGTCCCACCTGATCGTGGTGGGCGCGGAGGCCGAGGGCATCGCCGTCGGAGCCGAACGCGCCGCCCGAGCGGGGCAGTGGGACGGGGAGACCGTCCGGGTGGCCGACGCGGAGTCGGCGGCCTCGGCACTGCGCGAACGGATACGCACAGGAGACGTCGTCATTGTGAAGGGATCTCGGGTGGCAGCGCTCGAAAGGGTTATCGACCACATCACCAAGGGTGATGTCCAGTGA
- a CDS encoding UDP-N-acetylmuramoyl-L-alanyl-D-glutamate--2,6-diaminopimelate ligase, which yields MRPEHTQLRPLSALATLLGPDATLLRPEPGVRETAEVPGEEVHVRGITHDSRKVRPGDLYAALPGTRAHGADFAAQVAEAGAAAVLTDEAGAERAAATGLPVLVVPDARAALGTAASWVFDDPAQDLLLVGTTGTSGKTTITYLVESGLRAAGMSTGLIGTVEMRVGDERVASSLTTPEATDLHGLFAVMRERGVTAAAMEVSSHALALGRVGGTRYDVAIFTNLSQDHLDFHSDLRDYFETKARLFSAEYCDIAVVNTDDRFGRALVDMVRGDGAVPVTTFAVEGQTDAGPENGMGADWQAVDVDLGAAGSTFRIVGPGGMEADASVALPGPFNVSNAMAAIVGLVEAGLPLETAIAGVAAAPGVPGRMEQVVVGSVPSAVQDFTALVDYSHKPGAIEAVLTALRATTEGRVTMVVGCGGDRDRAKRPLMGEAAARLSDQLIVTNDNPRTEDPIAIAAAMLEGVAKVPEDQRARVTVELDRAEAIGLAVDRAGPGDVVVVAGKGHETGQYVKGEILPFDDREVLREAIEGHLSVSARERLGVALQDIHRAPDLG from the coding sequence ATGCGACCAGAACACACTCAACTCCGTCCGCTGTCCGCCCTCGCGACGCTGCTCGGGCCGGACGCCACCCTGCTGCGCCCCGAACCGGGCGTGCGTGAGACCGCCGAGGTGCCCGGCGAGGAGGTGCACGTCCGCGGCATCACCCACGACTCGCGCAAGGTCCGCCCCGGCGACCTCTACGCCGCCCTGCCCGGCACGCGCGCGCACGGTGCGGACTTCGCCGCGCAGGTGGCCGAGGCGGGAGCCGCCGCCGTCCTCACCGACGAGGCCGGGGCCGAGCGTGCCGCCGCCACCGGCCTGCCCGTCCTGGTGGTCCCCGACGCACGCGCCGCGCTCGGCACGGCCGCGTCCTGGGTCTTCGACGACCCCGCCCAGGACCTGCTCCTGGTCGGTACCACCGGTACCAGCGGCAAGACCACCATCACCTACCTGGTGGAGTCGGGTCTGCGCGCGGCCGGCATGAGCACCGGCCTCATCGGCACCGTCGAGATGCGCGTGGGCGACGAACGCGTCGCCTCCTCCCTCACCACGCCCGAGGCCACCGACCTGCACGGCCTCTTCGCCGTCATGCGCGAACGCGGCGTCACCGCCGCGGCCATGGAGGTCTCCAGCCACGCCCTGGCGCTGGGCCGGGTCGGCGGGACGCGCTACGACGTCGCGATCTTCACCAACCTCTCCCAGGACCACCTGGACTTCCACTCGGACCTGCGCGACTACTTCGAGACCAAGGCGCGCCTGTTCTCCGCGGAGTACTGCGACATCGCCGTGGTCAACACCGACGACCGCTTCGGGCGGGCGCTGGTGGACATGGTGCGCGGCGACGGCGCGGTCCCCGTCACCACGTTCGCCGTGGAGGGCCAGACCGACGCCGGTCCGGAGAACGGGATGGGGGCCGACTGGCAGGCCGTGGACGTCGACCTGGGCGCCGCCGGCAGCACCTTCCGCATCGTCGGACCCGGTGGGATGGAGGCCGACGCCTCCGTCGCCCTGCCCGGCCCGTTCAACGTGTCCAACGCGATGGCCGCCATCGTCGGGCTGGTCGAGGCGGGCCTGCCCCTGGAGACCGCCATCGCGGGTGTGGCCGCCGCTCCCGGGGTGCCCGGCCGCATGGAGCAGGTCGTGGTCGGCTCGGTGCCCAGCGCCGTGCAGGACTTCACCGCGCTCGTGGACTACTCCCACAAGCCCGGGGCCATCGAGGCCGTGCTCACCGCGCTGCGCGCCACCACCGAGGGCCGGGTCACGATGGTCGTGGGCTGCGGCGGAGACCGCGACCGCGCCAAACGCCCGCTCATGGGCGAGGCGGCCGCACGCCTGTCCGACCAGCTCATCGTCACCAACGACAACCCGCGCACCGAGGACCCCATCGCCATCGCCGCCGCCATGCTCGAAGGCGTCGCGAAGGTGCCGGAGGACCAGCGCGCGCGGGTCACGGTCGAACTCGACCGTGCCGAGGCGATCGGGCTGGCCGTGGACCGGGCCGGCCCCGGTGACGTGGTCGTCGTGGCCGGTAAGGGCCACGAGACCGGCCAGTACGTCAAGGGCGAGATCCTGCCCTTCGACGACCGCGAGGTGCTGCGCGAGGCCATCGAGGGGCACCTGAGCGTCAGCGCACGCGAACGGCTGGGGGTCGCCCTCCAGGACATCCACCGCGCGCCCGACCTGGGTTGA
- the mmuM gene encoding homocysteine S-methyltransferase has product MESHGDGPPTDPQGISRGRRRTPLVLDGGLATRLEAYGRDLGGGLWSARLLAEEPEVIRRVHRDYFEAGADVAIAAGYQASVPAFTARGYGRAEAERLVVRSVELALAERDAFGSGLVAAGVGPYGAALADGSEYTGDYDLDEDGLYRWHRDRWRLLVGAGADLVACETLPSLPEARALARLLRETPGARAWMSFSCRDGERISDGTPMREAVAELAPLYTEGRLVAVGVNCTSPRFVPSLVRTVAAAGVPAVAYPNSGEVWDAAAQCWRGTSEPEEFGAAARVWRDAGAELIGGCCRTGPEHIRSVREHLSPGSP; this is encoded by the coding sequence ATGGAATCGCATGGGGACGGACCGCCGACCGATCCGCAGGGGATCTCGCGCGGGCGCCGGAGAACACCGCTGGTCCTGGACGGCGGCCTGGCCACGCGCCTGGAGGCCTACGGCCGCGACCTGGGCGGCGGGCTGTGGTCGGCGCGGCTGCTGGCGGAGGAGCCCGAGGTGATCCGCCGGGTGCACCGGGACTACTTCGAGGCGGGCGCCGACGTGGCGATCGCCGCCGGGTACCAGGCGAGCGTTCCCGCGTTCACCGCCCGGGGGTACGGCCGGGCCGAGGCGGAGCGCCTGGTGGTGCGGTCGGTGGAGCTGGCGCTGGCCGAGCGGGACGCGTTCGGGTCCGGCCTGGTCGCCGCGGGGGTGGGGCCCTACGGCGCGGCCCTGGCCGACGGCTCGGAGTACACCGGTGACTACGACCTGGACGAGGACGGCCTGTACCGGTGGCACCGGGACCGCTGGCGCCTGCTGGTCGGCGCGGGCGCCGACCTGGTCGCCTGCGAGACCCTCCCCTCCCTGCCCGAGGCGCGGGCGCTGGCGCGGCTGCTCCGGGAGACCCCGGGCGCGCGGGCGTGGATGAGCTTCTCCTGCCGCGACGGCGAGCGCATCAGCGACGGCACCCCGATGCGGGAGGCCGTGGCCGAGCTGGCTCCTCTGTACACCGAGGGGCGGCTGGTGGCGGTCGGCGTCAACTGCACCTCGCCCCGGTTCGTGCCGTCCCTGGTGCGGACGGTCGCCGCGGCCGGCGTCCCGGCGGTCGCCTACCCCAACTCCGGCGAGGTGTGGGACGCGGCGGCGCAGTGCTGGAGGGGCACCAGCGAGCCGGAGGAGTTCGGGGCGGCGGCGCGGGTCTGGCGCGACGCCGGGGCCGAGCTGATCGGGGGGTGCTGCCGGACCGGCCCCGAGCACATCCGGTCGGTGCGCGAGCACCTGTCCCCCGGCTCCCCGTGA
- a CDS encoding penicillin-binding protein 2 — MSAPRDRRPRDPRRPGASGRSGSRPSKRPQREPRRPDGAARASAAARAAQAGSAGHRVRRSGEGGAPRRRTAPPPPPPPLLRRTFRRGDPGKRLKLGGVLIAVVILLFAGRLVQIQGLDAESYAEAASNLRLQTIDIPTLRGQITDAEGNPFALSVEVRTVFVDPAEVEEDERDQLVDELVTRFDLEEDEVAAKVDATPSRYQVVATEITPEAWGELRDLGLSGVGAEVDYNRVYPEETGAADLVGFVGSEGHGLEGLEGYLDSTLAGEAGKRQVEVGADGTQIPMAGGLVRDPVPGQDVRLTLDRDLQFHMAQVLADRVEELDAEGGSAIAMLPTGEIIGMADYPTYDQSDIQSTGAEEWSNGAVHETFEPGSTNKVITIGSALQEGLTTPDTVYTVPYAQQYYDQTFKDSSYHETQRLTVNGIMAHSSNVGTIKIADQVGAGVLHTYMEDFGLGQPTGLHLPGEEAGVLTDPDDWWGTQLPSVSIGHSVSVNATQMASVYATIANGGVRVDPTVVAGTVDAEGEFTPSDDPEQRRVVSQETADQLALMLEAVTSDEGTAPEARIDGYRVAGKTGTANRINPETGGYEDGGYTATFAGFAPADAPEVVVQVVLHNPQGTYYGGEAAGPVFNDIMSFALQSLKVPPTETEPPAIRLEE, encoded by the coding sequence TTGAGCGCCCCCAGGGACCGACGCCCCCGCGACCCCCGCAGACCCGGAGCGTCCGGGCGCTCGGGCTCCAGGCCCAGTAAGCGCCCCCAGCGCGAACCGCGCCGTCCCGACGGCGCCGCGCGGGCGTCCGCCGCGGCGCGGGCCGCCCAGGCCGGCTCCGCGGGGCACCGGGTCCGCCGGAGCGGGGAGGGCGGCGCGCCGCGTCGCCGCACCGCGCCACCGCCTCCGCCGCCGCCCCTGCTGCGGCGCACCTTCCGCAGGGGCGACCCGGGCAAGCGGCTCAAGCTCGGCGGGGTGCTGATCGCGGTCGTCATCCTGCTGTTCGCCGGCCGCCTGGTCCAGATCCAGGGGTTGGACGCCGAGTCCTACGCCGAGGCCGCCTCCAACCTGCGCCTGCAGACCATCGACATCCCCACGCTGCGCGGCCAGATCACCGACGCCGAAGGCAACCCCTTCGCCCTGTCGGTGGAGGTGCGCACCGTCTTCGTCGACCCCGCGGAGGTGGAGGAGGACGAACGCGACCAGCTCGTGGACGAACTCGTCACGCGCTTCGACCTGGAGGAGGACGAGGTCGCGGCCAAGGTCGACGCCACGCCCAGCCGCTACCAGGTGGTGGCGACCGAGATCACGCCCGAGGCGTGGGGCGAGCTGCGCGACCTGGGCCTGTCCGGGGTCGGCGCCGAGGTCGACTACAACCGCGTCTACCCCGAGGAGACCGGCGCCGCGGACCTGGTGGGCTTCGTCGGCTCCGAGGGCCACGGCCTGGAGGGTTTGGAGGGCTACCTCGACTCCACCCTGGCGGGCGAGGCGGGCAAGCGGCAGGTCGAGGTGGGCGCCGACGGCACCCAGATCCCCATGGCCGGCGGCCTGGTCCGCGATCCGGTCCCCGGCCAGGACGTGCGCCTGACCCTGGACCGCGACCTGCAGTTCCACATGGCCCAGGTGCTCGCCGACCGCGTGGAGGAACTCGACGCCGAGGGCGGCAGCGCCATCGCCATGCTGCCGACCGGCGAGATCATCGGCATGGCCGACTACCCGACCTACGACCAGAGCGACATCCAGTCGACCGGGGCCGAGGAGTGGTCCAATGGGGCCGTCCACGAGACCTTCGAACCGGGCAGCACCAACAAGGTCATCACCATCGGGTCTGCGCTGCAGGAGGGCCTGACCACACCCGACACGGTCTACACCGTGCCCTACGCCCAGCAGTACTACGACCAGACCTTCAAGGACTCCAGCTACCACGAGACCCAGCGCCTGACCGTCAACGGCATCATGGCCCACTCCAGCAACGTGGGCACGATCAAGATCGCCGACCAGGTCGGCGCCGGTGTCCTGCACACCTACATGGAGGACTTCGGTCTGGGCCAGCCGACCGGGCTGCACCTGCCGGGCGAGGAGGCGGGCGTGCTCACCGACCCCGACGACTGGTGGGGCACGCAGCTGCCGTCGGTGTCGATCGGCCACAGCGTGTCGGTCAACGCCACGCAGATGGCGTCGGTGTACGCGACCATCGCCAACGGCGGGGTGCGGGTCGACCCGACCGTCGTAGCCGGAACCGTCGACGCGGAGGGGGAGTTCACCCCCTCCGACGACCCCGAGCAGCGCCGCGTGGTCAGCCAGGAGACCGCCGACCAGCTCGCCCTGATGCTGGAGGCCGTCACCAGTGACGAGGGCACCGCGCCCGAGGCCCGCATCGACGGCTACCGGGTGGCGGGCAAGACCGGTACCGCCAACCGCATCAACCCCGAGACCGGCGGTTACGAGGACGGCGGCTACACCGCCACCTTCGCCGGGTTCGCCCCGGCCGACGCGCCCGAGGTCGTCGTCCAGGTGGTCCTGCACAATCCGCAGGGGACCTACTACGGCGGCGAGGCCGCGGGACCGGTGTTCAACGACATCATGTCCTTCGCCCTGCAGTCGCTCAAGGTGCCGCCGACGGAGACCGAGCCGCCCGCGATCCGCCTGGAGGAGTAG